A single window of Helicobacter pylori NCTC 11637 = CCUG 17874 = ATCC 43504 = JCM 12093 DNA harbors:
- the argS gene encoding arginine--tRNA ligase, whose amino-acid sequence MHTLIKGVLEEILEAEVIIEYPKDREHGHYATPIAFNLAKVFKKSPLVIAEELALKISTHEKTQGFFDSVVACKGYINFTLSLDFLERFTQKALELKEQFGSQVKSEHSQKIFLEFVSANPTGPLHIGHARGAVFGDSLAKIARFLGHEVLCEYYVNDMGSQIRLLGLSVWLAYREHVLKESVTYPEVFYKGEYIIEIAKKANNDLEPSLFKENEETIIEILSGYAKDLMLLEIKDNLDALGIHFDSYASEKEIFKHKDAVFERLEKANALYEKDSKIWLKSSLYQDESDRVLIKEDKSCTYLAGDIVYHNEKFQQNYTKYTNIWGADHHGYIARVKASLEFLGHDSNKLEVLLAQMVRLLKDNEPYKMSKRAGNFILIKDVVDDVGKDALRFIFLSKRLDTHLEFDVNTLKKQDSSNPIYYIHYANSRIHTMLEKSPFSKEEILQTPLKNLNAEEKYLLFSALSLPKAIESSFEEYGLQKMCEYAKTLASEFHRFYNAGKILDTPKAKELLKICLMVSLSLTNAFKLLGIEIKTKISAKD is encoded by the coding sequence ATGCACACTCTCATTAAGGGCGTTTTAGAAGAGATTTTAGAAGCTGAAGTCATTATTGAATACCCTAAAGACAGAGAGCATGGGCATTACGCTACGCCCATTGCTTTCAATCTCGCCAAAGTTTTTAAAAAATCGCCCCTAGTTATCGCTGAAGAGTTAGCCCTTAAAATCAGCACGCACGAAAAAACTCAAGGGTTTTTTGACAGCGTAGTGGCTTGCAAGGGCTATATCAATTTCACGCTTTCTTTAGATTTTTTGGAGCGTTTCACTCAAAAGGCTTTAGAATTAAAAGAACAATTTGGCTCTCAAGTTAAAAGCGAACATTCTCAAAAAATTTTTTTAGAATTCGTGAGCGCTAACCCCACAGGGCCTTTACACATAGGGCATGCTAGAGGGGCGGTGTTTGGCGATAGTTTGGCTAAAATCGCTCGCTTTTTAGGGCATGAAGTTTTGTGCGAATATTATGTTAATGACATGGGATCTCAAATCCGCTTGTTAGGGCTTTCGGTATGGCTCGCTTACAGAGAGCATGTTTTAAAAGAAAGCGTAACTTATCCGGAAGTCTTTTACAAAGGCGAATACATCATTGAAATCGCTAAAAAGGCGAACAACGATTTAGAGCCAAGCCTTTTTAAAGAAAACGAAGAGACGATCATTGAAATTTTAAGCGGCTACGCTAAAGATCTAATGCTTTTAGAAATTAAGGATAATTTAGACGCTTTAGGCATTCATTTTGATTCCTATGCGAGCGAAAAAGAAATTTTTAAACATAAAGATGCGGTGTTTGAACGATTAGAAAAAGCGAACGCCCTTTATGAAAAGGATTCTAAAATCTGGCTCAAATCTTCACTCTATCAAGATGAAAGCGATCGGGTGCTCATTAAAGAAGATAAAAGTTGCACTTATTTAGCCGGCGATATTGTCTATCATAATGAAAAATTCCAACAAAATTATACCAAATATACCAACATTTGGGGGGCAGACCACCACGGCTATATCGCTAGAGTGAAAGCCAGCCTTGAGTTTTTGGGCCATGATTCCAACAAACTTGAAGTCTTACTCGCTCAAATGGTGCGCTTGCTCAAAGATAACGAGCCTTACAAGATGAGTAAAAGAGCGGGTAATTTTATTTTGATTAAAGATGTGGTTGATGATGTGGGTAAGGATGCTTTAAGGTTTATTTTTTTGAGCAAACGGCTTGACACTCATTTAGAATTTGATGTCAATACTTTAAAAAAGCAGGACAGCTCAAACCCTATTTATTATATCCATTACGCTAATTCGCGCATCCACACCATGCTAGAAAAATCGCCTTTCTCTAAAGAAGAGATCTTGCAAACCCCTTTAAAAAATTTAAACGCTGAAGAAAAATACCTGCTTTTTAGCGCTTTAAGCTTGCCTAAAGCGATTGAATCCTCTTTTGAAGAATACGGCTTGCAAAAAATGTGCGAATACGCAAAAACCCTCGCTTCAGAATTCCACCGCTTCTATAACGCTGGAAAAATCTTAGACACCCCTAAAGCTAAGGAGCTTTTAAAAATTTGTTTAATGGTGAGTTTGAGTTTGACTAACGCTTTCAAACTTTTAGGCATAGAAATCAAAACCAAAATTTCCGCTAAGGATTAA
- the ilvC gene encoding ketol-acid reductoisomerase: MALPVYYDKDIDLGVIQSLQVGIIGYGAQGEAQALNLRDSKVRVRIGLYQGSLSVSKAKKEGFEVLGVKELVQQSDVIMALLPDELHKEVLEKEVIPFLKEGQIIGFAHGFSVHFNQVILPKGVGAILVAPKGPGSALREEYLKNRGLYHLIAIEQESSKYNAKAVALSYAKAMGGGRMGVLETSFKEECESDLFGEQAVLCGGLETIVRMGFETLIKAGYPEELAYFECVHEVKLVADLLHYKGVEGLRKHISNTAEFGAIKNREPMGNLLKKRMQKILKKIQNGSFAKDFLLEKSLNYPRLNTERKALKETKIEQIGEILRAPFNHKK; encoded by the coding sequence TTGGCATTACCCGTTTATTATGATAAAGACATTGATTTAGGCGTTATCCAATCCTTACAAGTGGGTATTATTGGCTATGGCGCGCAAGGAGAAGCCCAAGCGCTCAATTTGAGGGACTCTAAAGTAAGGGTGCGTATTGGCTTGTATCAAGGGAGTTTGAGCGTTTCAAAAGCAAAAAAAGAGGGCTTTGAGGTGCTAGGAGTCAAAGAATTAGTCCAACAATCGGATGTGATCATGGCGTTACTCCCGGATGAATTGCATAAAGAAGTGTTAGAAAAAGAAGTGATCCCTTTTTTAAAAGAGGGGCAAATTATAGGCTTTGCTCATGGTTTTAGCGTGCATTTCAATCAGGTTATTCTTCCAAAAGGCGTGGGTGCGATTTTAGTCGCGCCAAAAGGGCCCGGGAGCGCTTTAAGAGAAGAATACCTTAAAAATAGGGGCTTATACCATCTAATCGCCATAGAGCAAGAAAGTTCAAAATACAACGCTAAAGCGGTGGCTTTAAGCTATGCTAAAGCGATGGGCGGAGGGAGAATGGGGGTTTTAGAAACGAGTTTTAAAGAAGAATGCGAGAGCGATTTATTCGGCGAGCAAGCGGTTTTGTGCGGGGGGTTAGAAACGATTGTAAGAATGGGGTTTGAAACTTTAATTAAGGCAGGATACCCTGAAGAATTAGCCTATTTTGAATGCGTGCATGAAGTGAAATTGGTGGCGGATTTATTGCATTATAAGGGGGTAGAGGGCTTAAGGAAACACATTTCTAACACCGCTGAATTTGGGGCGATTAAAAATAGAGAGCCTATGGGAAATCTGCTAAAAAAACGCATGCAAAAAATCTTAAAAAAGATTCAAAACGGCTCATTCGCTAAGGATTTTTTACTGGAAAAGAGCTTGAATTACCCCAGGTTAAACACAGAGAGGAAAGCCCTTAAAGAGACTAAAATAGAACAAATTGGGGAAATTTTACGCGCCCCATTCAATCATAAAAAATAA
- a CDS encoding HugZ family heme oxygenase, with protein sequence MLNRIIEHMNAHHVEDMKGLLKKFGQVHHAENVAFKSVDSQGIVIGYNHNQTLRIEFNHEVKDPKDYKNAIIELCQSVEKTHDLKGVEEEVKAFKESFDSVCLATLHPNGHVVCSYAPLMSDGKQYYIYVSEVAEHFAGLKNNPHNVEVMFLEDESKAKSAILRKRLRYKTNARFIERGAEFDKAFDSFIEKTGGAGGIKTIRTMQDFHLIALDFKEGRFVKGFGQAYDILGDKIAYVGGKGNPHDFAHKK encoded by the coding sequence TTGCTTAATCGTATTATAGAACACATGAACGCTCACCATGTAGAAGACATGAAAGGTTTGTTGAAAAAATTTGGGCAGGTCCATCACGCTGAAAATGTCGCCTTTAAAAGCGTGGATTCTCAAGGCATTGTGATTGGTTATAACCACAATCAAACCTTAAGGATTGAATTTAACCACGAAGTTAAAGACCCCAAAGACTACAAAAACGCTATCATTGAATTGTGTCAAAGCGTGGAAAAAACCCATGATTTAAAAGGCGTGGAAGAAGAGGTTAAAGCCTTTAAAGAAAGCTTTGATTCTGTTTGTTTGGCGACCTTACACCCTAATGGGCATGTGGTATGCTCTTATGCGCCTTTAATGAGCGATGGCAAACAATACTACATTTATGTGAGCGAAGTGGCTGAACATTTTGCGGGCCTTAAAAACAACCCACACAATGTGGAAGTGATGTTTTTAGAAGACGAGAGCAAGGCTAAATCAGCTATTTTGAGGAAACGCTTGCGTTATAAAACCAACGCTCGTTTTATTGAAAGAGGGGCGGAGTTTGACAAAGCGTTTGATTCTTTCATTGAAAAAACCGGCGGTGCTGGGGGCATTAAAACCATTCGCACCATGCAAGATTTCCATTTGATCGCATTGGATTTCAAAGAAGGGCGTTTTGTGAAGGGCTTTGGTCAAGCTTATGATATTTTAGGCGACAAAATCGCTTATGTTGGGGGTAAAGGCAACCCACACGATTTCGCTCACAAGAAATAA
- a CDS encoding outer membrane protein, whose protein sequence is MRTLLKMLVGASLLTHALVAKEESAAPSWTKNLYMGVNYQTGSINLMTNIHEVREVTNYQTGYTNIITSVNSVRKLTNMGSNGIGLVMGYNHFFHPDKILGLRYFAFLDWQGYGMRYPKGYYGGNNMITYGVGVDAVWNFFQGSFYQDDISVDIGVFGGIAIAGNSWYIGSKGQELLGITNSSAVDNTSFQFLFNFGLKALFVDEHEFEIGFKFPTINNKYYTTDALKVQMRRVFAFYVGYNYHF, encoded by the coding sequence TTGAGAACCTTGTTAAAAATGTTAGTTGGCGCAAGCTTGCTAACACACGCCTTAGTAGCTAAAGAAGAAAGCGCAGCACCTTCTTGGACGAAAAATTTGTATATGGGAGTCAATTACCAAACAGGTTCTATCAATTTAATGACTAATATCCATGAAGTTAGAGAAGTTACTAACTATCAAACCGGTTACACCAATATCATAACCAGCGTTAATAGCGTTAGAAAACTTACCAACATGGGATCTAATGGGATTGGATTAGTCATGGGCTATAACCACTTTTTCCATCCGGATAAAATCTTGGGCTTGCGCTATTTTGCTTTCTTAGACTGGCAAGGCTATGGCATGAGATACCCTAAAGGCTATTATGGCGGCAATAACATGATCACTTATGGCGTGGGCGTGGATGCGGTGTGGAATTTCTTCCAAGGGAGTTTCTATCAAGATGACATTAGCGTGGATATTGGCGTTTTTGGGGGGATTGCGATTGCTGGGAATAGCTGGTATATTGGCAGTAAAGGGCAGGAATTGTTAGGCATCACTAACAGCAGCGCGGTTGATAACACCTCTTTTCAATTCCTCTTTAACTTTGGTCTCAAGGCTTTATTTGTAGATGAACATGAATTTGAAATCGGGTTTAAATTCCCCACCATTAATAACAAATACTACACCACTGATGCACTCAAGGTTCAAATGCGTAGGGTCTTTGCCTTTTATGTGGGGTATAATTACCACTTCTAA
- a CDS encoding tetraacyldisaccharide 4'-kinase translates to MKSDKPFLERYFYDPTLLQKGLIFALYPFSLIYQCIATIKRKTAKKRDFKIPLISIGNLIAGGSGKTPFILEIAPRYQEVAVVSRGYQRDSKGLVVVSVKGNILVPQKTAGDEAYLLALNLKQASVIVSEKRELGVLKALELGAKIVFLDDGFRFNFNQFNALLKPKVPPYYPFCLPSGLYRESIKSYKEAHLIITEDKDYQRITSISHPTKRMLLVTAIANPSRLDAFLPKEVVKKLYFRDHAPFDLELLEKEFYQNNATSLLVTSKDLVKLQDCNLPLSVLDLKLEIDPKILKRIDRYILSYPCNTKERL, encoded by the coding sequence ATGAAAAGCGATAAACCCTTTTTAGAACGCTATTTTTATGACCCCACTCTTTTGCAAAAGGGGTTGATTTTCGCGCTCTATCCTTTTTCTTTAATTTATCAATGCATTGCCACAATTAAACGAAAAACTGCTAAAAAGCGTGATTTTAAAATCCCCCTTATCAGTATAGGCAACCTCATCGCTGGGGGGAGCGGTAAAACGCCCTTCATTTTAGAAATCGCTCCAAGATACCAAGAAGTGGCGGTTGTCTCTAGGGGGTATCAACGGGATTCTAAAGGCTTAGTGGTGGTGAGCGTTAAAGGAAACATTTTAGTTCCTCAAAAAACAGCGGGCGATGAAGCCTATCTTTTAGCCTTAAATTTAAAACAAGCGAGCGTGATTGTGAGCGAAAAAAGAGAGTTAGGCGTTTTAAAAGCCCTTGAATTAGGGGCAAAAATCGTGTTTTTAGACGATGGTTTTAGGTTTAATTTCAACCAATTCAATGCGCTTTTAAAGCCTAAAGTCCCCCCCTACTACCCCTTTTGTTTGCCTAGTGGGTTGTATAGAGAAAGCATTAAAAGCTATAAAGAAGCCCATTTAATCATTACAGAAGATAAGGATTATCAAAGAATAACTTCTATTTCTCACCCCACCAAACGCATGCTTTTAGTAACGGCTATCGCTAATCCTAGCAGGCTTGATGCGTTTTTACCCAAAGAAGTGGTTAAAAAATTGTATTTTAGAGACCATGCCCCTTTTGATTTGGAGCTTTTAGAAAAAGAGTTTTATCAAAATAACGCCACTTCCTTATTGGTTACTTCAAAAGATCTCGTCAAATTACAAGATTGCAACTTGCCCTTAAGCGTTCTGGATTTAAAACTAGAAATTGATCCTAAAATTTTAAAGAGAATTGATCGTTATATCCTTTCTTATCCTTGTAATACAAAAGAACGTCTATAA
- the gmk gene encoding guanylate kinase, with protein MHNDFNLLILSGPSGAGKSTLTKYLQEKIPKTHFSLSTTTRKPREGEVDGLHYNFVSEEEFKQGIEKGQFLEWAIVHNHYYGTSKIPVEKALKEGKIVIFDIDVQGHEILKKHYPNACSVFISTKNQEILKERLLLRGTDSKETIEKRLINAYKEMQCLESFDYLIINEDLEKSKEIILSIAKTLVHRLKAFNFEKICKAWKNESL; from the coding sequence ATGCATAATGATTTTAATTTACTCATCCTTTCAGGCCCTAGCGGAGCGGGTAAAAGCACCCTTACAAAGTATTTGCAAGAAAAAATCCCCAAAACCCATTTTTCCCTTTCCACCACCACACGAAAGCCTAGAGAGGGCGAAGTTGATGGCTTGCATTATAATTTTGTCAGCGAAGAAGAATTCAAACAAGGCATAGAAAAAGGGCAGTTTTTAGAATGGGCGATCGTGCATAACCACTACTATGGCACTTCTAAAATCCCTGTAGAAAAAGCCTTAAAAGAGGGCAAAATCGTCATTTTTGATATTGATGTGCAAGGGCATGAGATCCTTAAAAAGCATTACCCTAACGCATGCTCAGTCTTTATTAGCACCAAAAACCAAGAGATTTTAAAAGAGCGCTTGCTTTTAAGGGGGACGGATTCTAAAGAGACGATAGAAAAACGCTTGATCAACGCTTATAAAGAAATGCAGTGCTTGGAGAGCTTTGATTACCTCATCATCAATGAAGATTTAGAAAAATCCAAAGAAATCATCTTAAGCATCGCAAAAACTTTAGTCCATCGCTTAAAAGCGTTTAATTTTGAAAAAATATGCAAGGCTTGGAAAAACGAATCCTTATAA
- the pseH gene encoding UDP-4-amino-4,6-dideoxy-N-acetyl-beta-L-altrosamine N-acetyltransferase encodes MKKNYSYGNIQAIDFINLNDGEKLLVLEFRNHPNTALWMYSAFISLKTHLQFIEDLKNSPNHRYFLFKEEGVYLGVGSITKINFFHKHGYLGIYKNPFLKNGGEAILKALECIAFEEFQLNSLHLEVMENNFKAIAFYEKNHYELEGRLKGFISKEKEFIDVLLYYKDKKGYNDQFSLKF; translated from the coding sequence TTGAAAAAAAATTATTCTTATGGAAATATCCAAGCGATTGATTTTATTAATTTAAACGATGGAGAAAAATTGTTGGTTTTAGAGTTTCGTAACCACCCAAACACTGCCTTATGGATGTATAGCGCTTTTATTTCTTTAAAAACGCATTTGCAATTCATAGAAGATTTAAAAAACTCGCCTAACCACCGCTATTTTTTGTTTAAAGAAGAGGGCGTTTATTTAGGGGTTGGCTCTATCACTAAAATCAATTTTTTTCATAAGCATGGGTATTTGGGGATTTATAAAAACCCTTTTTTGAAAAATGGGGGAGAGGCTATTTTAAAAGCTTTAGAATGCATCGCTTTTGAAGAGTTCCAATTAAATTCTTTGCACTTAGAAGTGATGGAAAACAATTTCAAAGCGATCGCTTTTTATGAAAAAAACCATTATGAGTTAGAGGGGCGTTTGAAAGGCTTTATCTCTAAAGAAAAGGAATTTATAGACGTTCTTTTGTATTACAAGGATAAGAAAGGATATAACGATCAATTCTCTTTAAAATTTTAG
- a CDS encoding phospholipase D-like domain-containing protein: protein MLNKFKKIVGVGVLVGCLGVLQAKNSLFVLPYEQRDALNALVSGISNARESVKIAIYSFTHRDIARAIKSVASRGIKVQIIYDYESNHNNKQSTIGYLDKYPNTKVCLLKGLKAKNGNYYGIMHQKVAIIDDKIVFLGSANWSKNAFENNYEVLLKTDDTETILKAKSYYQKMLGSCVGF, encoded by the coding sequence ATGTTAAACAAGTTTAAAAAAATCGTTGGCGTGGGCGTGTTAGTGGGCTGTTTAGGGGTTTTGCAAGCTAAAAACAGCTTATTTGTCTTGCCTTATGAACAAAGAGACGCTTTGAACGCTTTAGTTTCTGGCATTAGTAACGCCAGAGAGAGCGTGAAAATCGCTATTTATAGTTTCACGCACAGAGATATTGCAAGAGCGATTAAAAGCGTAGCGAGTAGGGGGATTAAGGTGCAAATCATTTATGATTATGAAAGCAATCACAATAACAAGCAATCCACTATTGGCTATTTAGACAAATACCCTAACACGAAAGTGTGCTTATTGAAAGGGCTTAAGGCTAAAAACGGGAATTATTACGGCATCATGCACCAAAAAGTGGCGATCATTGATGATAAGATCGTGTTTTTAGGCTCAGCGAATTGGAGCAAAAACGCTTTTGAAAACAATTACGAAGTGCTTTTAAAAACCGATGACACAGAAACGATCCTCAAAGCCAAGAGCTATTACCAAAAGATGTTAGGGAGTTGCGTTGGGTTTTAA
- the pseF gene encoding pseudaminic acid cytidylyltransferase, translating into MRAIAIVLARSSSKRIKNKNIIDFFNKPMLAYPIEAALNSKLFEKVFISSDSMEYVHIAKNYGASFLNLRPKVLAHDRATTLEVMAYHMKELELKDEDIACCLYGTSALLQEKHLKNAFETLKENTDYVFTCAPFSVSPYRSFSLENGVQMAFKEHSNTRTQDLKTLYHDAGLFYMGKAQAFKEMRPIFSPNSIALELSPLEVQDIDTLEDLELAKLKYSRLKNACQ; encoded by the coding sequence ATGAGAGCGATCGCTATTGTTTTAGCCAGAAGTTCCAGTAAAAGGATCAAGAATAAAAATATTATTGATTTTTTCAATAAACCCATGCTCGCTTACCCTATTGAAGCGGCGCTAAATTCCAAGCTTTTTGAAAAGGTGTTTATCTCTAGCGACAGCATGGAATATGTTCATATAGCTAAAAATTATGGGGCGAGTTTTTTGAATTTACGCCCTAAAGTTTTAGCGCACGATAGAGCCACGACTTTAGAAGTGATGGCTTATCACATGAAAGAATTAGAGTTAAAAGATGAAGATATTGCGTGTTGCTTGTATGGCACTTCAGCACTTTTACAAGAAAAGCATTTAAAAAACGCTTTTGAAACTTTAAAAGAAAATACGGATTATGTTTTCACATGCGCTCCATTTAGCGTTTCGCCCTATCGTTCTTTTAGCCTTGAAAACGGCGTTCAAATGGCTTTTAAAGAGCATTCAAACACGCGCACGCAAGATTTAAAAACGCTCTATCATGACGCAGGATTGTTTTATATGGGGAAGGCTCAAGCCTTTAAAGAAATGCGGCCTATTTTTAGCCCAAATTCCATCGCTTTAGAATTATCGCCCTTAGAAGTCCAAGATATTGACACTTTAGAAGATTTAGAATTAGCCAAGCTCAAATACAGCCGTTTGAAAAACGCATGCCAGTAA
- a CDS encoding CMP-N-acetylneuraminic acid synthetase yields the protein MPVKILCDCFLTSGLGHVRRCEKILSVIEKLGIKADLYLHKQNNISAFLEGVGNDDLLIADSYRLNSKDFCLLKEKAKSLMVIEDKEHAKGFYPKNTKIMNSTLNALKHYHHLSKDYQYYLGVGFYPVDIRFVYERPINTENKEVLITLGGSEQKILKEIVKILENKGMHLHIISPYTPKNPPKNTHYYSPLSPLEFSSLMKSCACAISAAGQTLYELALSQTPSLIIPIASNQIIQSQEFENSGIFKQTSLKTLAKDFEKLQIQKNQAWAKNLAFGSELEGALREFLEI from the coding sequence ATGCCAGTAAAAATTTTGTGCGATTGTTTTTTAACAAGCGGTTTAGGGCATGTGAGGCGTTGTGAAAAAATCCTTTCTGTTATAGAAAAATTAGGAATCAAAGCGGATCTTTATTTGCACAAGCAAAATAATATAAGCGCTTTTTTAGAGGGTGTTGGCAATGATGATTTGTTGATTGCAGACAGCTATCGTTTAAATTCAAAGGATTTTTGTCTTTTAAAAGAAAAAGCCAAAAGCCTTATGGTCATAGAAGATAAAGAGCATGCTAAGGGGTTTTACCCTAAAAACACTAAGATCATGAATTCCACGCTGAACGCTTTAAAACACTACCATCATTTATCAAAAGATTATCAGTATTATTTGGGAGTGGGGTTTTACCCTGTTGATATTCGCTTTGTCTATGAGCGCCCTATCAATACAGAAAATAAAGAAGTGCTGATCACTCTAGGGGGGAGCGAGCAAAAAATACTCAAAGAGATAGTCAAAATTTTAGAAAATAAGGGCATGCATTTGCATATCATTTCACCTTATACGCCTAAAAATCCTCCCAAAAACACGCATTATTACAGCCCTTTAAGCCCTTTGGAGTTCAGTTCTTTGATGAAATCTTGCGCTTGCGCCATTAGCGCTGCGGGTCAAACCCTCTATGAATTAGCCCTTTCTCAAACGCCCTCTCTTATCATTCCTATTGCTTCTAATCAAATCATTCAAAGCCAAGAATTTGAAAATTCAGGCATCTTCAAACAAACGAGTTTAAAAACTTTAGCGAAAGATTTTGAAAAATTACAAATTCAAAAAAATCAAGCCTGGGCAAAAAACCTGGCTTTTGGGAGTGAGCTAGAGGGCGCATTAAGGGAGTTTTTAGAAATTTGA
- a CDS encoding NAD+ synthase, with translation MQKDYQKLIAYLCDFLEKEVQKKGFKKVVYGLSGGLDSAVVGVLCQKVFKENAHALLMPSSVSMPESKTDALNLCEKFSIPYTEYSIAPYDAIFGSHFKDASLTRKGNFCARLRMAFLYDYSLKSDSLVIGTSNKSERMLGYGTLFGDLACAINPIGELFKTEVYELAYYLNIPKKILNKPPSADLFVGQSDEKDLGYPYSVIDPLLKDIEALFKNKPIDAETLAQLGYDEILVKNITSRIQKNAFKLELPTIAQKFNPE, from the coding sequence ATGCAAAAAGATTACCAAAAACTCATCGCTTATTTATGCGATTTTTTAGAAAAAGAAGTTCAAAAAAAAGGCTTTAAAAAAGTCGTTTACGGGCTGAGTGGGGGGCTAGATAGCGCGGTCGTTGGGGTGCTATGCCAAAAAGTTTTTAAAGAAAACGCCCATGCCCTTTTAATGCCCTCTTCAGTCTCTATGCCAGAAAGTAAAACAGACGCTTTAAATTTGTGCGAAAAATTTTCTATCCCTTATACAGAATATTCTATCGCTCCCTATGACGCCATCTTTGGCTCTCACTTTAAAGACGCGAGCCTTACTAGAAAGGGGAATTTTTGCGCAAGATTGCGCATGGCTTTTTTATACGATTATTCTTTAAAAAGCGATTCTTTAGTCATTGGCACGAGCAATAAAAGCGAAAGAATGTTAGGCTATGGAACTTTATTTGGGGATTTGGCGTGCGCGATTAACCCGATTGGGGAATTATTTAAAACCGAAGTTTATGAACTCGCTTATTATTTAAATATCCCTAAAAAGATTTTAAATAAGCCCCCTAGCGCGGATTTATTTGTGGGGCAAAGCGATGAAAAAGATTTAGGCTATCCTTATAGCGTGATTGATCCTTTATTGAAGGATATTGAAGCGTTGTTCAAAAACAAGCCCATTGATGCAGAAACGCTCGCTCAATTAGGCTATGATGAAATTTTAGTGAAAAACATCACAAGCCGTATCCAAAAAAACGCTTTTAAATTAGAATTACCCACCATCGCTCAAAAATTTAACCCTGAATGA
- the flgH gene encoding flagellar basal body L-ring protein FlgH, producing MKKALYLGAVAFSVAFSMASANEPKIDFNPPNYVEETPSKEFIPELNKLGSLFGQGERPLFADRRAMKPNDLITIIVSEKASANYSSSKDYKSASGGNSTPPRLTYNGLDERKKKEAEYLDDKNNYNFTKSSNNTNFKGGGSQKKSEDLEIVLSARIIKVLENGNYFIYGNKEVLVDGEKQILKVSGVIRPYDIERNNTIQSKFLADAKIEYTNLGHLSDSNKKKFAADAMETQMPY from the coding sequence ATGAAAAAGGCGCTTTATTTAGGGGCTGTTGCGTTTAGCGTTGCATTCAGCATGGCATCAGCCAATGAGCCAAAAATTGATTTTAACCCTCCCAATTATGTAGAAGAAACTCCCTCTAAAGAATTTATCCCTGAATTGAACAAGTTGGGGAGTTTGTTTGGGCAGGGCGAGCGCCCTTTATTTGCGGACAGGAGGGCGATGAAGCCTAACGATTTGATCACAATCATTGTCTCTGAAAAAGCGAGCGCGAATTATTCCAGCTCTAAAGATTATAAAAGCGCTTCAGGGGGTAATTCCACGCCCCCAAGACTCACTTATAACGGGCTAGATGAAAGAAAGAAAAAAGAAGCGGAGTATTTAGACGATAAGAATAATTACAATTTCACCAAATCCAGCAATAACACGAATTTTAAAGGCGGTGGCTCGCAAAAAAAGAGCGAAGATTTAGAGATCGTGTTGAGCGCTCGAATCATTAAAGTGCTAGAAAACGGGAATTATTTCATCTATGGGAATAAGGAAGTGCTAGTGGATGGGGAAAAGCAAATCCTTAAGGTGAGCGGGGTGATCCGCCCTTATGATATTGAAAGGAATAACACCATCCAATCCAAGTTTTTAGCCGATGCTAAGATTGAATACACGAATTTAGGGCATTTGAGCGATTCCAATAAAAAGAAATTCGCTGCTGATGCGATGGAAACCCAAATGCCTTATTAA
- the tatA gene encoding twin-arginine translocase TatA/TatE family subunit, whose amino-acid sequence MGGFTSIWHWVIVLLVIVLLFGAKKIPELAKGLGSGIKNFKKAVKDDEEEAKNEPKTLDAQATQTKVHESSEIKSKQES is encoded by the coding sequence ATGGGCGGATTCACAAGCATATGGCATTGGGTCATTGTTTTATTAGTGATTGTGTTGTTATTTGGGGCTAAAAAGATCCCAGAGTTGGCTAAAGGTTTAGGCAGTGGGATTAAAAATTTCAAAAAAGCCGTGAAAGATGATGAAGAAGAGGCTAAAAATGAGCCAAAAACCCTAGACGCTCAAGCAACGCAAACCAAAGTGCATGAGAGTAGCGAGATTAAAAGCAAACAAGAAAGTTAA